Genomic DNA from Nitrosospira lacus:
TCATAGGTATGAGGGCGCGACAATACGTAGCCTGGTGGGGTCGGGTTATGAAAATCGCGGAAGCTTCGTATCAGGCCCCGGCGCTGGGCTGGCCTTGAAGATGAATTAACGAAGAGCAAAACCATAAGTGTAACAAAAAATGGAGGACAACCTATCGCATGCTTGCGTATAGATGCCAGCGAACCCTTAAACAGGTCGCTGCATCGCGCGCCCATGGCGGACTCACCCAGCTCCGGATTTGCCGGTAGGAGGGGATGGAATGCGCGATTGTGCAAGCGGCAGCTTGGTCCAGCCAGTTCCTCCGGTTATGCCAGCGATTTCGGCCCGCTGGCTGTTTCTTTGTGCAATAGCTGATAAAACGAACGTTGCTTTGTAGGCTGTCATAGTCCATTTATATTCAGGAGTTGCTTTGCATATTCATATTCTCGGCATCTGTGGCACGTTCATGGGTGGTATCGCGGCGATCGCGCGCGAAGCGGGCCATGAGGTCAGTGGCTGCGACGCAGGCGTTTATCCACCCATGAGCATCCAATTGGAGTCCCAGGGAATAGCGCTGATAGAAGGGTTTTCTCCTGAACAAATCGGATTGAATCCTGATTTGTTCGTAATCGGCAATGTGGTAACCCGCGGCAATCCCCTCATCGAGGAGATCCTCAATCGCAATCTTCCCTATATTTCCGGTCCGCAATGGCTCTCCGAAAATATATTGCGCGACAAATGGGTTCTGGCGGTCGCCGGGACCCACGGCAAGACCACGACCAGTTCGATGCTGGCATGGATACTCGAGTATGCGGGCATGGAGCCAGGATTCCTGATTGGAGGCATACCCCAGAACTTCGGGTTATCGGCCAGACTTGGCGGTTCGCCTTTCTTTATCATCGAAGCGGATGAATATGACACCGCTTTTTTTGACAAACGTTCTAAGTTTGTACATTTCCGCCCGAGAACAGCGATTCTCAATAACCTGGAATTCGATCACGCCGATATATTTGCGGATCTTGCAGCAATCGAGCAACAGTTTCACTATTTCGTACGCGTAATCCCCGGCAACGGCCTTATCGTCAGCAACGGCAAGGAACAAAGCCTGGAGCGTGTTTTGACCAAAGGATGCTGGACACCGGTGGAACGAGTAGGAGTCGCTGAAGGCTGGCACAGCGATATCCTGGGCGATGGCGGGATTGCGATTCGTTTCATGGATAAGGCCCAGGGAACATTACATTGGGAGTTGCTGGGAGAACACAACCGCATGAATGCGTTGGCTGCGCTGGCCGCTGCTCGTCATGCCGGTGTGCCGGCAAACGTCGCTATCGCCGCGTTGACACAATTCAAAAACGTGAAACGGCGCATGGAAATGCGCGGTGAAATCAATGGCATCAAGGTGTACGACGATTTTGCCCATCATCCCACCGCTATCCGGACAACTCTCGAAGGCTTGCGCAGCACGGTGGGGGGAACACGCATCATCGCTGTGCTGGAGCCTCGTTCCAATACCATGAAAATGGGCATATGGAAAGACAGCCTGGCGGATAGCCTTGCGGCGGCGGATCTGGTGTTTTGTTATATCGCCAATCTGGGCTGGAACGCGAAAGAAGCATTGAGCCGCATGGGCAGCCGGGCGGTGAGCCATGACAATCTCGAGCAGTTGATCGCAGCCATCGCGGCTGCGGCTCATCCCGGCGACTGTGTTCTCATCATGAGCAATGGTGGTTTCGGTGGTATCCATGAAAAGTTGCTCAAGGCGATAGGAGAAACCATTGCCAATTAATGGCTATGAGTTGTGACCGCTCTGAGGAGGACGAAGGAATGGTTAGCGTGGCGGCTTCACGGTTTCACAGCTTGCACTGATCCATCGGCCGCTGGTATCGGCCTGCTCATTGACGGGACGATCTTGTACAGTGCCCTTGAATATTGTCCATCCCGAAAAACTCTCGGGAGTCATAAACGTTCCTTCAGCTCTTCCGTTGCCCTTTAATTGGGGATTTGTACAGACGAGATCCATTGTGTAGCTGTTTTCCGTCCGGACTGCGTTTTTAAAACTGCATCCGGTTTGATTCTGATGAAAATAGGATGGAATTTTTTCGTCCGCCATTTGCTGGGTGATGCAGATTTTGGATGTTGCCGCTCCATTCTGGATCTGCGGCATATCCAGTCCGTATTGCTTGGCCAGGTTTGTCAATTGTTGCATTTGATCTGGGGGGATCTGGGGCACCAGGGCCAACAACATTGACGTTGTAGTGACTTCCCATAATCCGGGGCGTATGTTGTTCTCGGCCGCTCCTGCCACTGAAGCTATGGATAACAGGAATAATGATAAAAGGATTTTTTGCATCGAATCTCCTGGAACGGACGACATAAACGTTGAATGTGTATTAGATCAGATAAGCCCGAAGTATAGGAGTATTGTGACCTGGAGTTTGATCGATTTGACGCGGGATGGTTCGCTTTCCAGTAAGCGCTGGATTCAGGATAATTTCCCCACCTCTTCTTTATTGGCCGTGCTCCGAGAATCCGGGATTTTTAGCAAGAGGGTCACAGATAGCGAGAACGAGGTGCGAAATGGTGCAATGGTTACTGCGGGGGAATGGAAAGAAGCCAGCGCAGTTTGGCATCTTCGTTGCCATCCGGAATTCTGAATCAGGAACATATTACCGCAAGGTGAACTGAAATGATCGGGTTGTGGAAATACCAGCATATTTTGAGCATCCTCCTATTCTGCGCTTCACCGGGCACGTGGGCGAATATGGGCGATAGTGATCTTATCACTGCTGCCGGGAACGGGAATGTTTCCCGGGTCAAGGCGCTGCTCGCGACCAAAGCCAATGTGAATGCCAAGACGGATAATGGCACCACCGCATTGATAGCGGCATCACAGAATGGCTACGAAGAGATGGTGAAGGTGCTGATAGAAGCCAAAGCGGACATCAATGCGAAGACAAGCAATGGCACCACCGCATTGATGCAGGCGTCGCAGAAAGGCCACAGGGAGGTCGTGCGCGAGCTGCTTGCCGCTAAAGCCGATGTGAATGCCAGGAGGGGCGACGGTGCCACGGTATTGATGCAGGCTTCGCAGGAAGGACATTCTCAGATAGTACAAATGCTGCTCGCCGCCGGGGCCGATGTGAATGCCCGGCTGGATAATGGCGCAACCGCATTGATGCTGGCCTCGCAGATCGGTCACGCGGGCGTCGTACAGACGCTGCTCGCGGGCAAGGCCGATGTGAATGCCAAAGCGGGCAATGGCGCCACAGCGCTGATGCTGGCATCGAAGTATCGCCACCAGGGGGTGGAAAAACTCCTTAAGGAAGCGGGCGCCAAATAATCCTGAATCCAGCGGTTTATCGTCTACCTTACAAGATCAGCATCTCGATCCACAAAGACCGTCGTGTTACGTAATCTTCGCTCTCAGGGTTCCCAGATCATCGCATGAAGAATCCCGCGAAGCGGGATCGGGCAGCGCAGGAATGGCGTGATCGCCTTTCATGGCGTCCGTATGCCGTTGCACGGCGCACCCTTCCGCATCGCTGTATCTGCTTCCCTAAAAACCGCGCCCGGACTTGGAAGGATAACGCAAACAACGCTCGGGTGGCCCTGAAGAATCTCCCAATTTGCGGACAGCACATTTCATGGAAATGTTTAATCAGGAAATCCCTTTAGGTCCAGGAAAGGTCATACTGCTCCGGGAAGGGGCCGGACTTGTAGTCAATCGGTGCATTTGCCTTGATATCCTGCCGTCTCAAGACCTGGCGTACCATTTCGGGGATCATGACCATTCCAACGTAGCGTCCCAGGCATTCATGGCTGCCGAAACCGAAATGAAAATAATTGTACCAATTCCGTTGCGGAATAAATTCATCTGGTGATTCAAATGCCCGTTCATCAAACATTGCCGACAGGGTCACCGGCAAAACATAAGTGCCCGCGCGCAGAACGGTGGCATATCCCGTACCCTTGGCCGCGGTGTAGTCACTCGCGGTCGTGCGAAACAAATAGGGGGTAATCGGGACGAAGCGCAGAGCCTCCCAGACGATGCCATCGAACTCGGCGGGAGTATCCTTTTGCGCGGCGGCCTTGGCCTTCTCAAGCCATTCCGGATGTAGCATCAGATATTGGATGATCTGGGCAACTGCCTGCGAAGTGGTCTCGATTGCACCAATCAGAAGGCCGCCGGCATTGAGTCCTAGCCGCTTGATATCGAAATCCAGCTGTTTCGGATAATCTGTCCGCAACATTCTGGTTACGATATCATCATCCAGCCGCACCAGGGTTGAAAGCGTTATTTGCTCTGCTTTTACCTGGAGCGTGCGGCGGGCAATAAGTTCGAAGATGAACATGCCAAGTGCTTTGGAGGTTTCATCATGGCGATCAATGATCTGCTGGGATTTTTCCGGGGGCAGCAGGTCGAAGGGCTGATTATGGAAAGTATCCCATTGGTTCCAGTAAGACCATTCGATCAAATCACTCCGTTTTGCTCCGGTTAACCCGAAATATTCCCGCACCAGCGTGGCTGGCACCATGCGGCAATAATTGTTGACCAGCTCGACGTTGCCATTGGCAGTGTCGAGTATTTCCTTGGAGACGTTCGCCACCATTTCGCGCACAGCAGGCAGATCGTCGCGATTCAACATGCATTGCATCAGTGATTTTTCACGCGTATGCAGGGCATCATCGTCATGCATCATCAGGTAATCAGCCATTT
This window encodes:
- a CDS encoding cytochrome P450 produces the protein MSASHYLEQYDAAADADKSPLARRWIDTEPLPFFKELREKRPILITPKFTLVTRFDDVREVLSMPKVFTVKPYVPKMADYLMMHDDDALHTREKSLMQCMLNRDDLPAVREMVANVSKEILDTANGNVELVNNYCRMVPATLVREYFGLTGAKRSDLIEWSYWNQWDTFHNQPFDLLPPEKSQQIIDRHDETSKALGMFIFELIARRTLQVKAEQITLSTLVRLDDDIVTRMLRTDYPKQLDFDIKRLGLNAGGLLIGAIETTSQAVAQIIQYLMLHPEWLEKAKAAAQKDTPAEFDGIVWEALRFVPITPYLFRTTASDYTAAKGTGYATVLRAGTYVLPVTLSAMFDERAFESPDEFIPQRNWYNYFHFGFGSHECLGRYVGMVMIPEMVRQVLRRQDIKANAPIDYKSGPFPEQYDLSWT
- a CDS encoding DUF3617 domain-containing protein, which produces MQKILLSLFLLSIASVAGAAENNIRPGLWEVTTTSMLLALVPQIPPDQMQQLTNLAKQYGLDMPQIQNGAATSKICITQQMADEKIPSYFHQNQTGCSFKNAVRTENSYTMDLVCTNPQLKGNGRAEGTFMTPESFSGWTIFKGTVQDRPVNEQADTSGRWISASCETVKPPR
- the mpl gene encoding UDP-N-acetylmuramate:L-alanyl-gamma-D-glutamyl-meso-diaminopimelate ligase; this encodes MHIHILGICGTFMGGIAAIAREAGHEVSGCDAGVYPPMSIQLESQGIALIEGFSPEQIGLNPDLFVIGNVVTRGNPLIEEILNRNLPYISGPQWLSENILRDKWVLAVAGTHGKTTTSSMLAWILEYAGMEPGFLIGGIPQNFGLSARLGGSPFFIIEADEYDTAFFDKRSKFVHFRPRTAILNNLEFDHADIFADLAAIEQQFHYFVRVIPGNGLIVSNGKEQSLERVLTKGCWTPVERVGVAEGWHSDILGDGGIAIRFMDKAQGTLHWELLGEHNRMNALAALAAARHAGVPANVAIAALTQFKNVKRRMEMRGEINGIKVYDDFAHHPTAIRTTLEGLRSTVGGTRIIAVLEPRSNTMKMGIWKDSLADSLAAADLVFCYIANLGWNAKEALSRMGSRAVSHDNLEQLIAAIAAAAHPGDCVLIMSNGGFGGIHEKLLKAIGETIAN
- a CDS encoding ankyrin repeat domain-containing protein, whose amino-acid sequence is MIGLWKYQHILSILLFCASPGTWANMGDSDLITAAGNGNVSRVKALLATKANVNAKTDNGTTALIAASQNGYEEMVKVLIEAKADINAKTSNGTTALMQASQKGHREVVRELLAAKADVNARRGDGATVLMQASQEGHSQIVQMLLAAGADVNARLDNGATALMLASQIGHAGVVQTLLAGKADVNAKAGNGATALMLASKYRHQGVEKLLKEAGAK